The following proteins are encoded in a genomic region of Magallana gigas chromosome 1, xbMagGiga1.1, whole genome shotgun sequence:
- the LOC136272691 gene encoding tripartite motif-containing protein 3-like, whose product MDMKTTTTFIERTDYTWRPRCVYWSPSTGDLLVGMYNNVTKTGKATGKVTRYNQSGQLTQTIQNDNTGLGLYRYPNYITENNNGDVVVSDFDDMYGPGDVVVTERGGRHHFSYTGHPSGSVLKPRGICTDALSHILVCDYRTDTVQMLDSDGQFLSHLLIRPSGIFSPWSLSYDVNTHRLWVGSGANNTVVIYRYITRQDALTDEHRPCPDGDALSSSTPAVEWR is encoded by the exons atggatatgaaaacaaccaccacatttatagagagaacagactATACATGGAGACcacggtgtgtgtactggtccccgtccactggggatctactggtcgggatgtataACAATGTTACAAAGACAGGCAAGGCaacaggcaaggtaacccggtacaaccagagtggacaactcacacaGACCATACAGAACGACAACACAGGACTGGGGCTGTATAGATATCctaactatataacagagaacaacaatggggatgtcgtggtgtctgactttGATGATATGTATGGGCCTGGTgatgtagtggtgacagagcgtggaggtaGACATcatttctcctacacaggacatccatcaggatcagtACTAAAGCcacgtggaatctgtactgacgcgctgtcacacatcctggtgtgtgattaTAGAACCGacacagtacagatgttagacagtgacggtcagttcctgtcacatctactgataagACCATCAGGGATATTCTCACCAtggagcctgagttatgatgtcaacactcaccgtctctgggtcggatcagggGCCAACAACACGGtggttatatacaggtatatcaccagacaggacgctctgacag atgaacacagacCCTGTCCTGATGGGGACGCCTTGTCCAGCTCAACACCAGCCGTAGAATGGAGATAG